The genomic interval CAAGTAAACGAGAAACGCCGGGCATTATGGATCACACCCCGATCCCTTCCGACGATCACCTCTCGTTCGAAGCGGCGCTGACGCGTCTGCAGGAGATCGTGCAACATCTGGAAGATGACCGGCTGGATCTGGAGGCTTCCATTCTGGCCTACGAGGAAGGGCTCAAACTGGCCCGGTACTGTCTGGAGCAGCTCCGCACGGCCGAACTGCGCATTCAGCAACTCTCGCTGGACGGTGAGGACCATCCGGAAAGCCCGGATTGATCCCCTGGCCCTGCCGGGCGTTTAAAGCCCGGCGTTACACCAGTCCAGACCGATCATGACGTTGTTCACAGAACTTCCCGACGAGGCCCGGCTGTGGATCTTCGCGGCCGATCGGCCCCTTTCTGACGCCGAAAGCCAGACGCTGCTGGAGACTCTTACGCCTTTCCTGAAGGAATGGACGGCGCACGGCCTGCCGGTCCGGGGACAGGCTGCCGTGCTGCATCACCGCTTCCTGCTGCTGGCCGGATACGTGCCGGGCGGCGAGATCTCCGGTTGCAGCATCGATGCCGCCACGCGGGCCGTGGAAGCAGCCGCCCGGAAGCTGGGCATCGCCTGGGTTTCGCCGCTGGTGATTTTCTACCGGGACGCTGAAGGCACCGTGCAGCACGCCACCCGTGGTCAGTTTCGTCGCCTGATCGCCGAGGGCAAGGTCACCGCCGAAACGCCCGTCTTCGATCTGTCGCTGACCACCGTCGACGTGCTGCGCCGCGGCGCCTTCGAAAAACCGGCCGGCCGGAGCTGGCACGCCCGCGTCTTTGCCCTGGCGCCGCAGACCTGACCGCCATGGCGCTGCTCAACGGGTTTTTCGATCGACTTCTGCACTGGTTCGTCCACGCCGAAGCCGAACGGCGCGAGATCCTGCTGGGCTCGCTGTTGCTCCTTTTTATCATGTCGGAAGGGTGCCGGGCCCCTTGAACCGGGAACAGCGACCGAGCCATCGGCTTTGTCAGAAAACCTGAACCCATGCATTCATCCCGGGAATCGCTATGCGTCGCGGTGTCTTCGCATTGTTCCTGCTTTGCCTGCTGCCCTCGGCATTGCAGGCCCAGGACTATATCAACCAGACGGCGCTGGAAGACATCCTGGAGCATCAGTACGAGGACCTCG from Rhodothermus marinus carries:
- the xseB gene encoding exodeoxyribonuclease VII small subunit, which produces MDHTPIPSDDHLSFEAALTRLQEIVQHLEDDRLDLEASILAYEEGLKLARYCLEQLRTAELRIQQLSLDGEDHPESPD